In Pseudomonas fluorescens, the following are encoded in one genomic region:
- a CDS encoding DUF1289 domain-containing protein — MPNQTIKTPCVGLCSTVYGDLVCRGCKRFHHEVIHWNGYNEEEKRAVWLRLEQLLSQVMAAKVEIFDPALLRMQLEQRKIRFVPHQSEYCWAYQLIARGARVINNLEAYGMVLLPEFREWNLPELRDAIDREFFLLSEAHYQRYIAPGFLKDAFGG, encoded by the coding sequence ATGCCCAATCAGACCATCAAGACACCCTGCGTCGGCCTCTGCTCCACTGTTTACGGTGACCTGGTGTGCCGTGGCTGCAAGCGTTTCCACCACGAAGTGATCCACTGGAACGGTTACAACGAGGAAGAAAAGCGCGCGGTATGGCTGCGTCTTGAGCAGTTGCTGTCGCAGGTGATGGCCGCCAAGGTGGAAATTTTCGATCCGGCACTGCTGAGAATGCAGCTGGAGCAACGCAAGATCCGCTTCGTGCCCCATCAGTCGGAATATTGCTGGGCCTACCAGTTGATCGCCCGGGGCGCGCGGGTGATCAACAACCTGGAAGCCTACGGGATGGTGTTGCTGCCGGAGTTTCGCGAGTGGAACCTGCCGGAATTGCGCGACGCCATTGATCGGGAATTTTTCCTGCTCTCCGAGGCTCATTACCAGCGCTACATTGCGCCG